A DNA window from Shumkonia mesophila contains the following coding sequences:
- a CDS encoding YcjF family protein: MTESEATKTAAPLGEVTNTDRRAHEVIRNCAWGAAGIGLVPVPLVDMMAIGGLQVWLVRELAKIHDVPFSRDRAKAVVSALIGVAAPAMLAGGVTSLIKVVPVIGQVLTIAVAPGLAAASTLALGRVFNTHFKTGGTLLDFNAEKMAAFYKEELNKAKEEVAQAKSKGSAKGEAAAAA, from the coding sequence ATGACGGAATCCGAAGCAACGAAGACCGCGGCGCCCCTCGGGGAAGTCACGAACACCGATCGCCGCGCCCACGAGGTGATCCGCAATTGCGCCTGGGGGGCGGCCGGCATCGGCCTGGTGCCCGTTCCGCTCGTCGATATGATGGCGATCGGCGGCCTGCAGGTGTGGCTGGTGCGCGAACTGGCGAAGATTCACGACGTGCCGTTCTCGCGCGATCGGGCGAAGGCTGTGGTGTCGGCGCTGATCGGCGTCGCCGCGCCGGCGATGCTGGCGGGTGGCGTGACCTCGCTGATCAAGGTGGTCCCGGTCATCGGGCAGGTTCTGACCATCGCCGTGGCGCCAGGACTGGCGGCGGCTTCGACGCTGGCGCTTGGCCGCGTGTTCAACACCCATTTCAAGACCGGTGGCACGCTGCTTGACTTCAACGCCGAGAAAATGGCCGCCTTCTACAAGGAAGAACTGAACAAGGCCAAGGAAGAAGTCGCTCAGGCCAAGTCGAAAGGATCGGCCAAGGGCGAGGCGGCCGCCGCCGCCTGA
- a CDS encoding TIGR00725 family protein, whose product MTLRLDSTRARLFDDGGRIFRPASRAWEACNETPIGGDRISPAEAVAWLQRTSGSPCRVPVGVIGAREARSDQLAAAEDLGRRLAERGLTVLCGGRQGIMEAVCRGVAAGGGISVGILPDGDAAAANAYVTVPVATGLGIARNAIVARAAMCLVAIGGGYGTISEVALGLQFEKVVFTLLDGPAIAGTHSCMTCDQVLDGVSRVVLGLPVGV is encoded by the coding sequence GTGACGCTGCGTCTTGATTCCACCCGCGCCCGTCTGTTTGACGATGGCGGCCGCATTTTTCGTCCGGCATCGCGGGCGTGGGAAGCCTGCAATGAAACCCCCATCGGCGGCGACCGGATATCTCCGGCGGAAGCGGTCGCCTGGCTGCAAAGGACGAGCGGTTCGCCTTGCCGCGTGCCGGTCGGCGTCATCGGTGCCCGCGAGGCGCGTTCCGATCAGCTGGCGGCGGCGGAAGATCTTGGACGCCGATTGGCCGAACGCGGACTGACCGTGCTGTGCGGTGGCCGCCAGGGCATCATGGAAGCCGTCTGCCGGGGCGTTGCCGCCGGCGGGGGAATCAGCGTCGGCATTCTGCCGGACGGTGACGCCGCGGCCGCCAACGCCTATGTCACCGTTCCCGTCGCCACCGGGCTGGGCATCGCCCGCAACGCCATCGTCGCGCGCGCCGCTATGTGTCTGGTGGCGATCGGCGGCGGTTACGGGACCATCTCCGAAGTTGCCTTGGGCCTGCAATTCGAGAAGGTGGTCTTCACCCTGCTGGATGGCCCCGCCATCGCCGGAACCCATTCCTGCATGACCTGCGATCAGGTATTGGATGGCGTAAGCCGGGTCGTGCTCGGCCTGCCCGTCGGGGTCTAG
- the lanM gene encoding type 2 lanthipeptide synthetase LanM has translation MDGRAAEGGAATIDGDGLDWLALAAAASTIDERLGGCLESTGEAGWEAVADRHLALWCQSAALGDAVQFGRRLARDGLTPGDVRPLLGPVRWRDAAPLPAWVDTARWLLAAILGAAAQDDGLPLSPELAGEVPFADLLWPAVRAARARRDALLADVAPAVAKTVDEKALADLDAALLRRLAEIASLTLFESFKFFRMAKPEPLAEAPAGRGIYAAFVAAMRDGVFATLVRHKPVMIRLLAVIVDQWRTASAEMLRRLVADRSGFTDRFAGLSPSAPVARFEVGISDPHDHGRGVAILRFADGGRLVYKPRDLSMEDAWHGLAVWLARAEAPVELGAARAWTRAGYGWMEFVEGGTEIAAGRVAAFFRRVGGLLAVMRWLRASDMHEENIVARDAVPVPIDLETVLQPNLVLDRMREPALMAEAEAQNCLDNSVLTVGLLPKRMRIAGRETEVGGLASPDALTIPEWVFTGIGCDDMDEERREVERSTAGLALTANGEPLRIADHAAAVAAGFRDMVMFLAARREALFAADGPLAGFAGCRLRHVLRATAYYEILRREARGPANQASGVAWSRHFDRLTRNVRWDLDRDPGWPVVSGERAALARYDIPLLLGEGAVTGCWIDGEPIAPGLLEPAVWPQLDQRLERLAAHVDDEAKIIVQAATSNVIPARQRRPWAEEGSDPDDRAARAVALSIAGLLAERAVHSHGAAAWIGLGLSADGKGFDLKPLDAGLYGGQAGVALFLAACFRTTGDTGWRDLALEALAAARFRLVRPELAAEMVRQLGIGGVGGVGSLVYAFTQAAALLEAPDLLEDAKRAAALIDGRAIAADRVLDVIGGSAGAALGLLALHRATGEAWVLDRAADCGRRIPARPLTAVAGATDWRGVFSRPLTGFSHGAAGIVYALLRLHAACGEVGFLETARLGLDYERSLFDAERGNWPDLRSDESVSFPCQWCHGAAGIGLARLAGLDVLDDAAARADIAAALSAIAGWPDADPDHLCCGNAGRLMILDAAGRILDDPGLRDLARRRAAAWLRRAGGLDGFILPGSDAAFRLGLFQGLPGVGYALLRLSGTDDLPNPLALC, from the coding sequence ATGGATGGACGGGCGGCCGAAGGCGGAGCGGCGACAATCGACGGGGACGGCCTCGACTGGCTTGCACTGGCGGCGGCCGCCAGCACCATCGACGAACGTCTCGGGGGATGCCTGGAATCCACCGGGGAGGCGGGATGGGAGGCCGTGGCCGACCGCCACCTCGCCTTGTGGTGCCAGTCGGCGGCGCTGGGCGATGCGGTGCAGTTCGGGCGACGCCTGGCGCGCGACGGCCTGACCCCCGGCGACGTCCGGCCGCTGTTGGGGCCGGTGCGCTGGCGCGATGCGGCGCCGCTGCCGGCCTGGGTCGACACCGCGCGCTGGCTGCTTGCCGCAATCCTGGGCGCCGCCGCCCAGGATGATGGGTTGCCGCTGTCTCCGGAACTGGCCGGCGAGGTGCCGTTCGCCGATCTCTTGTGGCCGGCCGTGCGGGCCGCGCGGGCTCGCCGCGATGCCTTGCTGGCCGACGTCGCACCGGCCGTCGCCAAGACTGTCGATGAGAAAGCGCTGGCCGACCTCGACGCCGCCCTGCTGCGGCGTCTCGCCGAAATCGCCAGCCTGACCCTGTTCGAAAGCTTCAAGTTCTTCCGCATGGCCAAGCCCGAGCCGCTGGCCGAGGCGCCGGCCGGCCGCGGAATCTATGCGGCGTTCGTCGCCGCCATGCGTGACGGCGTGTTCGCCACCCTGGTCCGCCACAAACCGGTGATGATCCGCCTGCTGGCGGTGATCGTCGATCAATGGCGGACGGCCAGCGCCGAAATGCTGCGCCGTCTGGTCGCCGACCGGTCCGGATTCACCGATCGTTTCGCCGGCCTCTCGCCATCGGCGCCGGTCGCGCGCTTCGAGGTTGGAATCTCCGATCCCCACGACCATGGCCGGGGCGTCGCCATTCTGCGCTTCGCCGATGGCGGGCGCCTGGTCTACAAGCCGCGCGATCTGTCGATGGAGGACGCCTGGCACGGCTTGGCGGTTTGGCTGGCGCGGGCGGAAGCGCCGGTCGAACTGGGGGCGGCCCGCGCCTGGACCCGGGCGGGGTACGGCTGGATGGAGTTCGTCGAGGGTGGCACCGAGATCGCCGCCGGCCGCGTCGCAGCGTTCTTCCGGCGGGTTGGCGGCCTGCTGGCGGTCATGCGGTGGCTGCGGGCCAGCGACATGCACGAGGAGAACATCGTCGCGCGCGATGCCGTTCCGGTGCCCATCGACCTCGAGACGGTCCTGCAGCCGAACCTCGTGCTAGACAGGATGAGGGAACCGGCCCTGATGGCCGAGGCGGAGGCGCAAAATTGCCTCGACAACTCGGTCCTTACCGTCGGCCTGCTGCCCAAGCGCATGCGCATCGCCGGACGGGAGACCGAGGTCGGCGGACTGGCCTCGCCCGATGCCCTCACCATTCCCGAATGGGTGTTCACCGGAATCGGCTGCGACGACATGGACGAGGAACGGCGCGAGGTCGAACGTTCCACCGCCGGCCTGGCGCTGACGGCGAACGGGGAACCGTTGCGCATCGCCGATCACGCTGCCGCCGTCGCCGCCGGTTTTCGCGACATGGTGATGTTTCTGGCCGCCCGACGGGAGGCTCTGTTCGCGGCGGACGGACCGCTGGCGGGCTTCGCCGGCTGCCGCTTGCGCCACGTCCTGCGCGCCACCGCCTATTACGAGATCCTGCGCCGCGAGGCTCGAGGGCCGGCCAACCAGGCCAGCGGCGTCGCCTGGAGCCGCCATTTCGATCGCCTGACGCGCAACGTCCGCTGGGACCTGGACCGCGATCCGGGCTGGCCGGTGGTGTCCGGCGAGCGTGCCGCGCTGGCCCGCTACGATATTCCGTTGCTTCTGGGCGAGGGGGCGGTAACCGGCTGCTGGATCGACGGCGAGCCGATCGCGCCGGGGCTTCTGGAGCCGGCCGTATGGCCGCAGCTGGATCAGCGGCTGGAGCGGCTGGCAGCCCATGTCGACGACGAGGCGAAAATCATCGTCCAGGCGGCGACCTCCAACGTCATCCCGGCCCGTCAGCGGCGGCCGTGGGCGGAGGAGGGGAGCGACCCGGATGACCGGGCCGCCCGTGCCGTCGCCCTGTCGATCGCCGGCCTGCTCGCCGAAAGGGCGGTGCACAGCCATGGCGCGGCGGCCTGGATCGGCCTTGGCCTGTCGGCGGATGGCAAGGGGTTTGACCTGAAGCCGCTGGATGCCGGCCTTTACGGCGGGCAGGCGGGCGTCGCGCTCTTCCTCGCCGCCTGTTTTCGGACGACCGGCGACACGGGCTGGCGCGACCTGGCATTGGAAGCCCTCGCCGCCGCCCGCTTCCGGCTGGTCCGGCCGGAACTCGCCGCCGAAATGGTCCGCCAGTTGGGCATCGGCGGTGTCGGTGGCGTGGGGTCGCTTGTCTATGCCTTCACACAGGCGGCGGCGCTGCTGGAAGCGCCGGATCTGCTGGAAGACGCCAAACGGGCGGCCGCCCTGATCGACGGCCGGGCCATCGCCGCCGACCGCGTGCTCGACGTCATCGGCGGATCGGCGGGTGCGGCCCTCGGCCTGCTGGCCCTGCACCGGGCGACCGGGGAGGCCTGGGTGTTGGACCGGGCGGCGGATTGCGGCCGACGCATCCCGGCCCGGCCGTTGACCGCCGTGGCCGGCGCGACCGACTGGCGGGGCGTCTTCTCGCGGCCGCTGACCGGCTTTTCGCACGGCGCCGCCGGCATCGTCTACGCGCTGTTAAGGCTGCATGCGGCGTGTGGCGAGGTGGGATTTCTGGAAACCGCGCGGCTGGGTCTCGACTACGAGCGCTCCCTCTTCGACGCCGAACGTGGGAATTGGCCGGACCTGAGGAGCGACGAGAGTGTCTCGTTTCCCTGCCAGTGGTGCCACGGCGCCGCCGGCATCGGGCTGGCCCGCCTGGCCGGGCTCGACGTGCTGGACGACGCCGCCGCGCGGGCCGACATCGCCGCCGCGCTGTCCGCCATCGCCGGGTGGCCGGACGCCGATCCCGATCACCTGTGCTGTGGCAACGCCGGCCGGCTGATGATCCTCGATGCCGCCGGCCGTATTCTGGACGATCCCGGCCTGCGGGACCTGGCGCGGCGGCGGGCGGCGGCCTGGCTCCGGCGGGCGGGCGGGCTCGACGGCTTCATTCTGCCCGGCAGCGACGCCGCGTTCCGTCTTGGGCTGTTTCAGGGGCTGCCCGGCGTCGGCTATGCCCTATTGCGCTTAAGCGGCACCGACGACCTGCCCAATCCGCTGGCGCTCTGCTGA
- a CDS encoding ABC transporter permease, whose product MAVPGALVIVLFFILPLAVVVSEAFTDGGGAFRKVLADVVFWRGLAGTLVLGTVAPTVSLVVGFGVAWHLSSLPENVRTNLQFWISLPLTFSGLIVAYGFILALGRSGFITLSLSYLGSDPATFSGFLYSPAGLAFAYSYYLIPRVVLILLPVLVNFDRAQIRAAQSLGAGNFRAVMDVLVPQVMPSAVAAFCLVAAVAIGAYGTALALVGSQVSILPLILYSRISDTGADFPSAAALSVILLALCTLVLAAGELYASRREHRDAAS is encoded by the coding sequence ATGGCGGTCCCCGGCGCCCTGGTCATCGTCCTCTTCTTCATCCTTCCCCTGGCGGTGGTCGTCAGCGAGGCGTTCACCGACGGGGGAGGGGCGTTCCGCAAGGTCCTCGCCGACGTTGTCTTCTGGCGGGGCCTGGCGGGAACGCTGGTCCTGGGAACGGTCGCGCCGACGGTTTCCCTGGTCGTCGGTTTCGGGGTGGCCTGGCACCTGTCGTCGCTGCCGGAAAACGTGAGGACCAACCTGCAGTTCTGGATTTCGCTGCCGTTGACCTTTTCCGGCCTGATCGTCGCCTATGGGTTCATCCTGGCCCTTGGCCGGTCGGGATTCATCACGCTCTCGCTGTCCTATCTGGGCAGCGATCCGGCGACCTTCTCGGGCTTCCTCTACAGCCCCGCCGGGTTGGCCTTCGCCTATTCGTACTATCTGATTCCGCGCGTGGTGCTGATCTTGCTGCCGGTGCTGGTCAACTTCGATCGGGCGCAGATCAGGGCGGCGCAGTCCCTGGGCGCCGGCAATTTTCGGGCGGTCATGGACGTGCTGGTGCCCCAGGTGATGCCCAGCGCCGTCGCCGCCTTCTGCCTGGTCGCCGCGGTTGCCATCGGGGCCTACGGCACGGCGCTGGCCCTGGTGGGAAGCCAAGTCAGCATTCTGCCGCTGATCCTCTACAGCCGGATTTCCGATACCGGCGCCGATTTCCCGTCGGCGGCGGCGCTTTCCGTCATCCTGCTGGCGCTTTGTACCTTGGTGCTGGCGGCCGGTGAACTTTATGCGTCGAGGAGGGAACACCGTGACGCTGCGTCTTGA
- a CDS encoding GNAT family N-acetyltransferase: protein MTFVRLTSDSTGAILDFMLQHGDALLRKRVGEPDAAAQLFRNRSLYGRHDKDGLTALVSVAERTHLTWQGRMYFPFVILPDPTLERKRAALADFLAVWRAEESPYWRRMVIYDDTPGEDEAPFLAAQGFHMVRRHLKHVRELAGGPPPAEEFPRVGEALAKGYTLSMPTVADIEADAELADRLVALRNATFALRDNADRWTPAEMLRQMKLPGALMIVVWHGGMPVGLTLLFHIQDGDDKGEAYVSEIVIHRRHWGKVAADLLGLEMLRKTCAMGALTIAGIADQSNRASCNLMERFGLTVRKTSVSWSLDLPPSAPR, encoded by the coding sequence ATGACCTTCGTTCGACTGACCTCCGACTCGACCGGCGCCATTCTCGATTTCATGCTCCAGCATGGCGACGCCCTCCTGCGGAAGCGCGTCGGCGAGCCGGATGCGGCGGCCCAGCTTTTCCGGAACCGAAGCCTCTATGGCCGTCATGACAAGGACGGATTGACGGCGCTCGTCAGCGTGGCCGAGCGAACGCACCTGACATGGCAAGGGCGGATGTATTTCCCCTTCGTCATCCTTCCCGACCCGACTCTGGAGCGGAAGCGGGCGGCGCTCGCGGACTTCCTGGCCGTCTGGCGGGCCGAGGAAAGCCCGTATTGGCGGCGCATGGTCATCTACGACGACACGCCCGGCGAGGACGAGGCGCCATTCCTGGCGGCGCAAGGTTTTCACATGGTCCGCCGCCACCTCAAACACGTGCGCGAACTGGCCGGCGGCCCACCGCCGGCCGAGGAATTCCCGCGCGTCGGCGAAGCGCTGGCCAAAGGCTATACCCTGTCGATGCCGACGGTGGCCGATATCGAGGCCGATGCCGAACTGGCCGACCGGCTGGTGGCGCTGCGCAACGCCACCTTCGCGCTGCGCGACAACGCCGATCGGTGGACGCCGGCCGAGATGCTGCGCCAAATGAAGCTGCCCGGCGCCCTTATGATCGTAGTCTGGCACGGCGGCATGCCGGTCGGACTTACCCTCCTCTTCCATATCCAGGACGGCGACGACAAGGGCGAGGCCTACGTCTCGGAAATCGTCATCCACCGCCGGCATTGGGGCAAAGTGGCAGCCGATTTGCTGGGCCTGGAGATGCTGCGGAAAACCTGCGCGATGGGCGCGCTGACCATCGCCGGCATTGCCGACCAAAGCAACCGGGCGTCGTGCAACTTGATGGAACGCTTCGGCTTGACCGTCCGCAAGACCTCGGTCTCCTGGTCGCTGGATCTGCCGCCATCGGCTCCGCGATGA
- a CDS encoding 4'-phosphopantetheinyl transferase family protein, whose product MTPGTDVTLWRIPLPEKSPGPQAWALLDDRERQRAERFIHDRDRHRFVAAHAGLRLALAAETGQPPRALGFTATPGGKPQLERHALSFNLSHSGAIAVVATCRGSAVGVDVEMAGRLRDLDGLAGMVMTPDEQARFAVLPQDLRQVAFMRVWTRKEALLKADGRGLTYDPRKVEVDIDDGAERTVVLEGISWTLRDVALAPDLAAAVCVSGPLASIRQRSVAPLA is encoded by the coding sequence ATGACTCCTGGGACGGACGTCACCCTCTGGCGCATCCCGCTGCCGGAGAAATCGCCGGGACCGCAAGCCTGGGCCCTGTTGGACGACCGCGAGCGCCAACGGGCAGAGAGGTTCATCCACGATCGCGACCGCCACCGCTTCGTTGCCGCCCATGCCGGCCTGCGCCTGGCCCTGGCGGCAGAGACGGGGCAGCCGCCCCGCGCTCTCGGTTTCACCGCCACGCCCGGCGGCAAGCCCCAGTTGGAGCGCCATGCCCTGTCCTTCAACCTGTCGCACAGCGGGGCCATCGCCGTGGTGGCAACATGCCGGGGAAGCGCCGTCGGCGTCGATGTCGAGATGGCCGGCCGGCTTAGGGATCTGGACGGCTTGGCCGGCATGGTGATGACGCCGGACGAACAGGCCCGCTTCGCGGTCCTTCCCCAGGACCTCCGTCAAGTCGCCTTCATGCGGGTGTGGACGCGCAAGGAAGCGCTGCTCAAGGCCGACGGCCGCGGCCTGACGTACGATCCCCGGAAGGTTGAGGTCGACATCGACGACGGCGCCGAACGCACCGTCGTCCTCGAAGGTATCTCATGGACTCTGCGCGACGTTGCGCTGGCCCCGGACTTGGCTGCCGCCGTCTGCGTCAGCGGACCCCTGGCGTCGATCCGCCAGCGCAGTGTCGCCCCGCTCGCCTGA
- the ectB gene encoding diaminobutyrate--2-oxoglutarate transaminase has translation MDVFERFESEVRSYIRGFPDVFTAARGARITGRSGREYIDFFAGAGALNYGHNDDAMKRRLVDYLAGDGILHSLDMATAAKETFLTAFHDTILAPRRMSHRMLFPAPSGANAVEVALKLARKATGRQRIVSFENSFHGMTLGAMAVSGGSARQSTIMPAVGGTTFIPFDGAQGPGVDTLDGLELLLSDARGEADQPAACIVETIQAEGGINVASMEWLRRLQGICRAAGMLLIVDDIQVGCGRTGPFFSFEAAGLDPDIVCLSKSLSGLGLPMAMVLVKPACDSLAPGEHSGTFRGFNPAFVTATEALRFWRDDALEHEVARKAGIVHARLDGIALRYQEVARPPVRGRGLIQGLPTASHAVARRIAGEAFARGLVLESCGPQHEVLKVLCPLTIADDDLAQGLDILDAAVAAVAAA, from the coding sequence ATGGACGTTTTCGAACGCTTCGAATCCGAGGTGCGCTCCTATATCCGGGGCTTTCCCGACGTGTTCACCGCCGCCAGGGGCGCGCGCATCACGGGCCGCTCGGGGCGCGAGTACATCGACTTTTTCGCCGGCGCCGGGGCGCTGAACTACGGCCACAACGACGACGCCATGAAGCGCCGCCTCGTCGACTACCTGGCCGGCGACGGCATCCTGCATTCCCTCGACATGGCGACGGCGGCGAAGGAAACCTTCCTCACCGCCTTCCACGACACCATCCTGGCGCCGCGCCGGATGTCCCATCGCATGCTGTTTCCGGCGCCGTCCGGCGCCAATGCGGTGGAGGTCGCGCTGAAGCTGGCCCGCAAGGCGACCGGCCGCCAGCGCATCGTCAGCTTCGAGAATTCCTTTCATGGCATGACCCTGGGGGCGATGGCCGTTTCCGGCGGGTCGGCCCGCCAGTCCACCATCATGCCGGCAGTCGGCGGCACCACCTTCATCCCCTTCGATGGCGCCCAGGGCCCCGGCGTCGATACCCTGGATGGGCTGGAACTCCTGCTGTCGGATGCGCGCGGCGAGGCGGACCAGCCGGCCGCCTGCATCGTCGAAACGATTCAGGCCGAAGGCGGTATCAACGTCGCCTCGATGGAATGGCTGCGTCGTCTCCAGGGCATCTGCCGCGCCGCCGGCATGCTGTTGATCGTCGACGACATCCAGGTCGGCTGCGGGCGGACCGGCCCCTTCTTCAGCTTCGAGGCGGCCGGCCTCGATCCCGACATCGTCTGCCTGTCGAAGTCGCTGTCCGGCCTGGGGTTGCCGATGGCCATGGTCCTTGTCAAGCCGGCCTGCGACAGCCTAGCGCCCGGCGAGCACAGCGGCACCTTCCGCGGCTTCAATCCGGCCTTCGTCACCGCCACCGAGGCATTGCGCTTCTGGCGCGACGACGCGCTGGAACACGAGGTCGCCCGCAAGGCCGGCATCGTCCACGCCCGGCTCGATGGAATCGCGCTGCGCTACCAGGAGGTGGCGAGGCCGCCGGTCCGCGGCCGCGGCCTCATCCAGGGCCTGCCCACCGCTTCGCACGCCGTCGCCCGGCGGATCGCCGGAGAAGCTTTCGCGCGCGGCCTCGTCCTGGAGTCCTGCGGACCGCAGCACGAGGTGCTCAAGGTCCTCTGCCCGCTGACCATCGCCGACGACGATTTGGCGCAGGGTCTCGACATCCTCGACGCCGCCGTGGCGGCGGTCGCCGCCGCATAG